In the genome of Phlebotomus papatasi isolate M1 chromosome 2, Ppap_2.1, whole genome shotgun sequence, one region contains:
- the LOC129803566 gene encoding zinc finger protein 62 homolog: MVNNLEHYTLKQRIFLIKHFYQELGNFACLKKSYENHYGNNENCPDFSEDAATEIIRHFEQTGCIRIDHFRKIENSPLQEVRKDRNSGKMDLNNPTRSELKCEMCRKSFLYLSNLKRHVLDSHELEDAYKCDECSVNLLKKHTFLMHMKNHQDVVESKAKVDHFQKFKQCEECGKMCTNSTYYEHIATHSEKPQYKCEICTRVFTWECNFKLHRMKHKGIVEKRNWPTCGICGQEMAGQRTLKVHIEKSHSSVTKSKKFNVIIEHSPDPEDLEIKVEEKIDDIEEMVETVEYLDYTEDPTINELCTESVVVLPLELPTEESKTLDDPSGSIVFEDAPVEFIIEDSESSDDFPGGDEFFNNALAKVTEHEDSARTLDFLELPGLCDICGKIMHTRKGLTSHMKTHSDDQPFKCPVPGCNRAYRWSGSYQWHKMTAHGDNRGRHYKCDICDKTYVYNYLLKNHLLENHCDDVFYCKLCDRVFTQEKEYDYHQREWHTSEDNALLNIIERKRNKPPRKQKPISICLVCGKTFKYKQNMKAHMKSHAKSDEALMCPHEGCGRSFPIDKYLKLHLLRHTDQRYKCAHCDKDYKDRSQMKRHIKQVHLKEDPRYKCHICNYGVWHAGSFRRHMKGHNIDDPFPNKRQKLYK; encoded by the exons ATGGTTAATAATTTGGAGCATTACACCCTCAAACAGAGAATCTTCCTGATTAAACACTTCTATCAGGAACTAGGCAATTTTGCGTGCTTGAAGAAAAGCTACGAAAACCATTACGGTAACAACGAAAATTGTCCAGACTTTTCTGAGGACGCTGCAACTGAGATCATCAGGCATTTTGAGCAAACTGGATGCATCCGAATAGATCATtttaggaaaattgaaaattcaccgCTACAAGAG gtccgTAAAGACAGAAACTCAGGAAAGATGGACTTGAACAATCCCACTAGATCTGAGCTCAAATGCGAAATGTGCAGGAAATCTTTCCTATATCTCAGTAATTTGAAG CGTCATGTTTTGGATTCACATGAGTTGGAAGATGCCTATAAGTGTGATGAATGTTCCGTGAATCTCTTGAAGAAGCACACTTTCCTCATGCACATGAAGAACCATCAGGATGTTGTTGAATCGAAAGCCAAAGTGGatcatttccaaaaatttaagcaGTGTGAGGAGTGCGGAAAAATGTGCACGAACTCGACTTATTACGAG CACATTGCAACTCATAGTGAGAAGCCACAATATAAGTGTGAGATCTGTACAAGAGTTTTCACCTGGGAGTGTAACTTCAAATTGCACAGAATGAAGCATAAGGGAATAGTGGAAAAAAGAAACTGGCCCACCTGTGGGATTTGTGGGCAAGAAATGGCTGGCCAGCGAACGCTTAAGGTTCACATTGAAAAATCCCATTCGTCAGTaacaaagagcaaaaaatttaatgtgattATAGAACACAGTCCTGATCCAGAAGATTTGGAAATCAAGGTTGAAGAGAAGATTGATGATATTGAGGAAATGGTAGAAACTGTAGAATATTTGGATTATACTGAAGATCCAACCATAAATGAATTGTGTACTGAATCAGTAGTAGTCCTTCCATTGGAACTTCCTACTGAAGAGAGTAAAACTTTGGATGACCCTAGCGGTTCAATAGTATTTGAAGATGCGCCTGTGGAATTTATCATTGAAGACAGTGAGAGTAGTGATGACTTCCCGGGTGGAGATGAATTCTTTAATAATGCTCTAGCGAAAGTCACAGAACACGAAGATTCTGCTCGAACGCTCGATTTTCTTGAATTACCAGGACTCTGTGATATATGTGGAAAAATCATGCACACTAGAAAAGGATTAACCAGTCATATGAAAACTCATTCAGACGATCAGCCATTCAAGTGTCCAGTTCCTGGATGCAATAGAGCCTACAGATGGTCTGGTTCATATCAGTGGCACAAGATGACGGCTCATGGGGATAATAGGGGCAGGCATTACAAATGTGACATTTGTGACAAAACTTACGTTTATAATTATTTACTGAAG AATCATTTGTTGGAAAACCACTGTGACGACGTCTTCTACTGTAAACTCTGCGATAGAGTTTTCACACAAGAGAAGGAATATGATTATCATCAGCGCGAATGGCACACTTCTGAAGATAACGCTCTTCTTAATATCATCGAAAGGAAA AGAAATAAGCCGCCGCGAAAGCAAAAACCTATTTCGATATGTTTGGTTTGTGGAAAAACCTTCAAGTACAAACAAAATATGAAAGCACACATGAAATCCCATGCAAAATCAGATGAAGCTCTTATGTGTCCTCATGAAGGATGTGGAAGATCCTTTCCAATTGACAAATACTTGAAATTGCATTTGTTGAGGCACACTGATCAGAGATATAAATGTGCTCATTGCGACAAGGATTACAAGGATCGGAGTCAAATGAAG AGACATATTAAGCAAGTTCATTTAAAAGAGGATCCACGGTATAAGTGTCATATATGTAATTACGGAGTGTGGCATGCAGGATCATTCAGGAGGCACATGAAAGGTCATAATATCGATGATCCGTTTCCGAACAAACGACAAAAACTCTACaaataa